DNA sequence from the Coregonus clupeaformis isolate EN_2021a chromosome 30, ASM2061545v1, whole genome shotgun sequence genome:
ACAATAGGCTCTTGCCGACAACAAACCTCGTTATCTTTCTCAGGTCTGCTTAATTGGTAGGAAGTACACATGCAACACCAATTAAGGCTCTCACCCTCTGTCTTACTCACTTGAAGTCTCCTCCGTCCAGCAGTCTCCTGTATGTGGCGATCTCCGCCTCCAGCTTCATCTTGATGTTGAGCAGGTGCTCGTACTCCTGTGTCTGCTGCTGGATGCTGGAGCGGAGATTGGTCAGCTCAGACTCCAGACCCACGAGGATGCTGTTCAAGGATTCCATCTCCATGTTGTACCGCATCTCTGTGTCGCGCAGGGTTCCCTCCAGAGAACCTTTCTGTTAGAGAGTGGAAGAGGAAAGACAGTCAGGACAGGTGGTTGGACTTGTAAATTAACATGAACTTAACCAATTGCATTGCTgctatgggctcccgagtggcacagcggtctaaggcactgcatctcagtgctagaggcgtcactacagaccctggttcgattccaggctgaatCACAATCCAgcagtgattgggagtcccatagggcggcacacaattggccagGGTTttgccggggtaggccgtcattgtaaataacaatttgttcttgcctagttaaatgaaaaataaatgcTGTGATGTCTTTTGTACACACTGGCTGGGTGAGTATAGTATTATTGAGGGATCGTACCATGCTCTTCTGTGAGTCCAGCTCGATCTCCAGTGTCTGTAGCTGTCTGCGGAGGTCGTTGATCTCTGTGTGTGCGCCCTGCAGGGCCTCTGTGTTCTGTGACACCACAGATTGCACCTCTGTGATCTGGAAGGGACAGAGGATATAGATGTCAGTTTAAAAATCATTGGTTAAGTAGGTGTTTCTGTGGCTGTACATGTGACGGTTTCACTCTAAAGTCAGCACTGTTTTCAAATGATTAAGCTGGTAGGTGTTACCCGTGTTTCGTGCCATGCTTTGAGCTCCTCCTGGTTCTTCAGGGCCTCCTTTTCATACTTGGCCCGGACCTCAGCCATGATAGCGGCCAGGTCCTGTCCCTTAGGAGCGTCCACATCCACCTGCACTCCAGACTGGGAGATCATGTTACGCATCTCCATCACCTCCTGTTGGGCCAGAAGGACAACAACGTTAACATTCATTAAGCAATATGTTTTCAAGACTGAAGTCAGCGTCCGTGTTTAGGCCGTTTGTTTGGGTACTCAAGCGGCCCCCTGGATGAATCCTATGGGTGCGCCGCACCTACTGCACCCTGACTAAATCCAAAGGTTCTCACACAAAACACCCCTGTTTATACAGTAAGGTTGACTTTGTCTCCTATGTAGGCATGCTAGGTCTTGCTCTTGCTAAGCCATTGTAATGACAAGGAAGATGGTAAATATACATTTTGGTGGTGCAAGAGAGGTGGGGTTGGGTCATGTGTATTATATTGGTTTGGTGATTGATGGTGGGGTTGGGTTGGGTCATGAAGAGCTTACGTTGTCGTGGTTCTTCTTCAGGAAGATGAGCTCCTCCTTTAGAGATTCGATCTCGCTCTCCAGGTTCATGCGGCCCATGTTGGTGTCATCAATTACCTTCCTCAGGCCAACGATGTCAGCCTCAACAGACTGGCGGATGGACAGCTCGGACTCGAACCTGCAAGACACACAGCAAACAGCCTCAGATACAGTGACCTGGAGAGCTATGGTGGAATATTCTCTAAAGTGTCACTTTAAAGCATAGTATGGAGGGTATGCAGATAATTTGGCAAATCAACTGTCTTTGTTTTTTGTTTTCATTGGACGTTCATCATGCTGCCGTTAATTAAGGTGTGTCAGCAACCATCTGATGGTTTTGTGCTCTACTAAGCATTACTTACTTCACCCGGAAGTCATCAGCAGCCAAGCGGGCATTGTCGATCTGAAGACACAGACGGGCGTTGTCTGTTGTGGCACCAAACACCTACCAATGAGAAGGAGGAATGAGTTAAAGTCAACACGCTTTCAATTTCATTTTTTTTCCACAACAGTTTCAATACTTTTGTGTAAGGAGTATCAAAGTGAAAAGGCAGGTATGGGAACTGGAAGACAGTGGCAGCCAGGAGCCATGAAGGCCTGCTGCCCCACAGCCACAGTGTTTGCTCTCCATGGTACAGTAGAGAAGGGTGGGGATGGATGCGTGCAGGTTACAAAATCTGGGCAATCATTAACAAACAGCCAAACTGCTGGTGAGCTAGTTGACGTGTCAGGAAGAAGGCAGCGGATTTGCATCAGGtgggagttgtgtgtgtgtgtgtgtgtgtgtgtgtgtgtgtgtgtgtgtgtgcgggatgGTTACTGGGTTGGATTTCCTGTTGTTCCTGGCAAGATAAGCCTTGTTTTTCAAAGGATGACATTTGAACTAGCAACCACATCCCGGTCTCATGACAATGAAAAATAAACCAGTTGGGACTATAATCTATTGAGTTGGGGGTCGATTAGACACCATGGGCAGTTGGTAAAGCCAACAAAGGCAAGCATTAATAGCAAGGCAAACATCAGCCCTAACTCCCTTCCTCCCCTAACCCTTTATGTAAGGCTTCATAATGAGAGCCATAACCAGAGCAGCAGACTAAACAAATATTTAAAACCACTCATGGTCCTTTTACCATTACTTTCTTTCAAGGCTAAGTTCAATGTCATTTTTCAAAGGGACAAAGCAATAGGAATGCTGTAATGATAGTCTTGTCCTATTTGCATTTTGTCTTTCGCTATTGGTATCTGACATCTACCATATAATCTCCATATTTTGCATAGTTATTACTCTGTCACTAAGGGTTGTTTGACTTTGGCATGTTGCTCCAGCAAGGTCCAAATGGCCAAACCACAGTAGGATGACTGGAATGTTCCTGAATCCAATGGAAATAGTTTTttggatatatatattttataaaaaatgtaatataGTATAAAGAAGGATTTGCTGTATACTGTAAAATACAACAGTAACTTGTTGCaaatgcagtaggcctataatttGACTATTTTTGAGATTTCTAACAGTATTTTCCACCGAGATAATTAGCTGATTTTGAAGTATCATCAGCTCTAAACATTTACAGTTGGATGACTCACAGAATGTCATTAATTTCCCCACAGTGTACACACATAAAGGCATTACAAACCCATATGTCAATTATTCAGTGTAAATGTGAATGCAACACTGTCAGATGAATGGGAATTGAATGGCTTAGACGGTTAGATGGACAACTTTTTAATGGCGCACATTGACTCCAAAACTCATTACCATGCTCCACCCTAAAAGTGAGGACCACACCATAAAATAGTACTGTAAGGTGTGAGTTCCCTTCTCTCTCATCAATAGTAGCGAATTGTATTTCCATTTAACTTTTATACACTCACCAAAGCAGAGAGACAATATAAAAACAACCTCTTGAACTTTATCTAGAACTGTAACAGCTATCCTTGCATTCATGGGGAAACTTGTTGCTAACCATCTCTGTGTCCCAAAAAAGCTAGCTGGACCTGGAACTCTGGCCATGTTGAAAGTCAGCCAGCAGAACCCCTTGGAATTCCCCTTCTTATTGCTTTATGTCTGCCCTTTGGCTTTCTGCCTGGAGATTCTGGCACACTGCCATAATTGATCAGCACGGCTCGAATGAACAAACCAGCTGACCTGGTTCTTTAATACCTAGGGGAAGAACCTGACAAGGAAATGAAGTAGGGCCACTGTGTTCCCTCTTTCACTCCCAAACTACATTCTGACACTCTGTTACTCTCTTTTCCGTTGGGTCAGCCATTCTAGGACAGTGAACTTGCATTTGAAAGATATATTACTTCCCTAAAGCTCTATAGTATAGATTCTCCAGCATCTCTAATATTAGCCAATAGTACCCTCCTTCCTCccacagttcaaatcaaatcaaatcaaatgtcacTCAGTTCTCTCACCTTCTTCCTCAGGTCATCCAAGATGGCGTTGTAGCGGCTGTAGTCGTTGACATCTGGGCCTCTCTTCTCCATGGCCTCTCTGATCTTCAGCTCCAGCTTGCCATTGGCCTGCTCCAGGTTCCTCACCATCTCCAGGTAGGAGGCCAGACGGTCGTTGAGGTTCTGCATGGCAAACTTCTCATTGCCCATGATGTTGGCGGTGTCCCCGCTGGTGCTCACCTGGATGCTGCTGGACATGGAGCCCCCGGAGcctcccatccccatccctcccATCCCGCTGCGCACGCCCGAGTAGGACACAGAGGAGATGCGGGTCCCCTGACCCCCAGCCCCACCATAGGTGCTGGCGGCCCGGTAGGCGGGAGCAGCAGAGCTGAGATTGATGGAGTGGCTGTACCCACTACCAGGTCCCCTGACGCTGCTTCGTTTGACACTCATTTTCGttggagtgagagagactgagagaggcacagagattTAAGAGTGGGCCAGCAGAAACcggagcacacagacacacagagcagGGGCAGAGAGGAAGCCGTTCTAACTATATAACCCTGCTGGCCCCCACAGTCCCTCCCACTAGAAACTCCCCTCTGCCCaagttccctccctctctcccttatgCACCAAAAGCACTTTTCATAGACTCCTTTGTCCTCATGTCTGGCTTTGCTCTCTCAAATGTGAAACTCTAAAGTATACTTTTTCAAATGTGAATGAGATGTTACTATTTTTGTTTGCCTCAGTTTGAAGCTCTTCCTGTCAAAATCCCTTGGTAATTTGAGATTTTCATCTCTTTAATTGTAATGTCACAGAATAAGTATGGACTGGTAAAACGGAATGATGGTGATCAGAAATATTTTCTGTTTATACATATTTGTGATTAATTCTGTGCCCAAATATGGTAATATATTATATTAACTGCTTGTGTGTGAACTGTAATGTGTTATtaatgtattttttgacttttaaatcaatgatatatagccattgattattgaagaataaAACTTATTCTCAAaaataacccaaaatataagcttctttaaaaaaagaaTGTAAATTAAACAGAGTAGACCAGTTAAACCCCTCATTATTAGTACACCACATGAGATTATGTAAAGAACCGGACATGGAACTGATTGTCCTCCACCTATCTGAGGATATGagttccagacaagctaaacaaaaGAACAATTAGCCTAGCCCTGTGTAGACATGCAGGAACAAAGACAACTCTAATCTTGTTGTAAACATATCCGGAAGAGACCCCCTGTAATTTTACCAGGAACATTCCCCACCGAGATATGGAAAGCTGCAACTGGCTCCCGACAAGAGAAAAGTCTTAAAGGCGGTCTCTTTTCTCAGATGCCGTTCCCTTGGCAGTAAATGTATACTGCCCCATTCATTCTCAGAGCGTAAGAACAATGCAAAGATAAGGGTGATAAGGGTGagctctcaatttcaatttcaatttaagggctttattagcatgggaaacgtgtgttaacattgccaaagcaagtgaagctctctctctctctctttgtctccctctctctctctctttctcgcacaCTCTCTTCTTGTGGATATCTTAGCAGTGGACACACAGACACCTACAGTATTTACACATTGTACCACCAATAGTATAGCAGCAGTgtttggatatacagtggggagaacaagtatttgatacactgtcgattttgtaggttttcctacttacaaagcatgtagaggtctgtaaatgttatcataggtacacttcaactgttagagatgcaatctaaaacaaaaatccagaaaatcacattggatgatttttaagtaattaatttgcattttattgcatgacataagtatttgatcacctaccaaccagtaagaattccggctctcacagacctgttagtttttctttaagaagccctcctgttctccactccactacctgtattaactgcacctgtttgaactcgttacctgtataaaagacacctgtccacacactcaatcaaacagactccaacctctccacaatggccaagaccagagagctgtgtaaggacatcagggatacaattgtagacctgctcaaggctgggatgggctacaggacaataggcaagcagcttggtgagaaggcaacaactgttggcgcaattaatagaaaatggaagaagttcaagatgacggtcaatcaccctcggtctggggctccatgcaagatctcacctcgtggggcatcaatgatcatgaggaaggtgagggatcagcccagaactacacggcaggacctggtcaatgacctgaagagagctgggaccacagtctcaaagaaaaccattagtaacacactacgccgtcatggattaaaatcctgcagcgcacgcagggttcccctgctcaagccagcgcatgtccaggaccatctgaagtttgccaatgaccatctggatgatccagaggaggaatgggagaaggtcatgtggtctgatgagacaaaaatagagctttttggtttaaacttcactcgccgtgtttggaggaagaaaaaggatgagtacaacctcaagaactccatcccaaccgtgaagcatggaggtggaaacatcattctttggggatgattttctgcaaaggggacaggacgactgcaccgtattgaggggaggatggatggggccatgtatcgcgagatcttggccaacaacctccttccctcagtaagagcattgaagatgggtcgtggctgggtcttccagcatgacaacaacccgaaacacacagccagggcaactaaggagtggctccgtaagaagcatctcaaggtcctggagtggcctagccagtctccagacctgaacccaatagaaaatctttggagggagctgaaagtccgtattgcccagcgacagccccgaaacggggccaaaatccctgctgcagtgtgtgcaaacatggtcaagacctacaggaaacgtatgatctctgtaattgcaaacaaaggtttctgtaccaaatattaagttctgcttttctgatgtatcaaatacttatgtcatgcaataaaatgcaaattaattacttaaaatcatacaatgtgattttctggatttttgatttttttagattccgtctctcacagttgaagtgtacctatgctaaaaattacagacctctacatgctttgtaagtaggaaaacctgcacaatcgtcagtgtatcaaatacttgttctccccactgtacctaataTAAGAGGCCATGAACTAACAAGCCTGTCCTACAAAGCCGATAAAACAAAGATCACTTTCTCTATGCTGCCTGTGGTATTATTGTCTTTTCTCTTATCCCAGTAGAAGGTATTTCTGTCTCAGAGAATTAGGAAGGAGCATGATGCAGGAAATTAAGTCAAGAAAGAATTCCTTACAAATTTAAAACAACTATCTTTGCTTCTCTTGGAGTCATATGTGTAGTTAGAACCATGAGAAACTCTGTTTTAGACATTTTGAGAAAGTACCCTATGTACAGTAGATATTCCCTTTTGGTGTGATGGATCTAAAATAATGGAACGTTTGATCCAAATGCAGTGAGCCATATTTTCCAAAGGCACAGCCACCAAGACCTCATGTGGTATTTTTTATGGTTTGCTAATGTTAGCATTCCAGGCTCATCCAGTTGTAAGGCTGTTCCTGCAGTCTTGCTTGGTCCTCCCTGGTGCCACACCCACTTGGGACACAGAGATGTTGTTGGGGGCTTGGATCCGATAGACACAGAGGTGCTGATGCAgatacatttttagtcattttagcagacgctcttatccagagcgacttacagttagtgggtgcattcattttcatactggccccccgtgggaatcaaacccacaaccctggcgttgcaaacgccatgctctaccaactgagctacacaggacttagGGGGTTAACTGGCTCAATGTGGCCCATCCTGTTGGAGCTTGTCTGTCTTATCTGCAGTGTTCCATCTCATAAGCAATCCACCCTACTAACCCACCCTTAAAATGAGTCCTCTTTTTCACAATCCTGGATAACACAGTGTTATcttaggccaggattcaatccgaTCGTCCCTTGTAGACAGTGCAACTTTTAAAGGCAATCTAACCGTGTTCGCAGAGATCGCGTTCAAGCTAAATGTAATTCTGGCCTTAGCCTCTGTACGAGGCTTCCCGATTGATGGAGACTTGGGAGTATGGTAACGCAAGACTAGCGTTATCTCTATTCTGATGATAGTTTATGGTCCTTCATAAAGAGGTTGTAAAAAGTGCTACTTAATGGTTCCTGTGAAACCAAATGGATAACTGTAGTgactaagtcactctggataagagcatttgataaatgaccaaaatgtaatgtaaatgtaggatAACTCGACTGTAGGCTACTATGTCACCATATTGAGAGGTTTCACATTGTGAATGAATCATACCTTTGCCACAGCTTTGGAAAGCTGGTGTATAGATGGGTTGCCTGACAACTCCACGAAAATGATGTGCATGCATCGCAGGGGTAAAAGGCAGTGTGTTGTTATGATTGTGAActgtcagatagctagcaacaatgaaaagaagctgccatgtgggtaATTGTAGATGGCTCTTTTCAGCTACTGTAGTGgtatcttgttcttgatatcatttcttgttttgaggtgtttggacttatgtcatgtctatgctaatatggctcaaattcactagctagctaaccaacaactgtaattatgtatttgagagacaagttcTTATTGTGCAATTTTTAcaaattgtcacaccctggctatgggactctagttgttgagccagggtgtgtttgttctatgtggtgtatttctatgttgggggttctagttcgtctatttctatgttttgcctgagtgactcccaatcagaggcaacgagtgtcagctgtgggctggttgtctctgattgggagccatatttaaactgtatgttttccctttgtgtttgtgggtttttgttccgtgttcggtctttgataccgtggacttcacgagtcgtttcttgttttgtattttgttgacactttaactaattaaagtatgttcgttcaacacgctgcgcattggtctctccctgacgatcgtgacacaaatgTTTCAATCAATAAACATTTGttttagtatttagtattttataaGGATCCCCAATATAATACATAacatacataatatacataacaATACATGTAGTCATTGCTCTATTTAATACTATGAATTTCCCAGcatctgttctggacctggggactgtgaagagacctctggttgcatgtcttgtgtggtaCCGAACTTTGTGCCAACTGCTTTCAACACATCAACACCacgcacaaagaccaatagtgatgcagtaaTCTCTCCTCATCTTTGAGCCAGCAGaaattgacatgcatgtcattgacaTTAGCCCTCTGTGTACATCTACAGTAAGTGCAATACGTGCTGCTCTATtttggaccaactgcaattttccaATGTCCTTTTTTGTCGCACATGACCACACAACTGGGCAGtggtccaggtgtgacaaaactagggcctgtagggccTGTCTGGTTCACTGAGATGTTAAGAAAGCAGAGCAACGtcttatcatggacagacctcttcctACTTTAGCAACCATTGTTTTGACCATTACAGCTTGTTATTTAGGGTTACACccagcaatttagtctcctcaatttCCTCAATcgccacattattcaataatagatctagatgaggtttagggttgagtgagtgatttgtcccaaaagCGATGCTTTTagtttctgagatactgaattttttggtatttaacctttattttaactaggcaagtcagttaagaacaaattcttatttacaatgacgacctacCCCGgaccaaacccggatgacgctgggccaattgtgcaccaccctatgggactcccaatcatggccggattgtgatacagcctggaatcgaaccagggtctgtagtaacgcctctagcactgagatgaaGTGCCTCAGaacactgcaccactcgggagcccaagtgcaccagcctattgctagtGACCCATTCTAAAAAGGACTGGAACCTCATGTTTTTTCATTTACTGTCGTATCCAATGTGTATACTGTTGAGTcgtcagcatacatagacacacaggctttattcaaggtcagtggaaggtcattagtaaaaacagaaaacaataatggccctagccggctgccctgcagtacaccacactCAACCGAATTtgcattagagaagcttccattaaagaaaatcctctgtgttctattagatacaTAACTCTCAATCATGATAAGGCAGAGCATAACACCTAAAAAATTTCAGCAACCGGTTATGATCAATGATATCAAAAGTTGCAGGGAAATCTAActaaacagctcccacaatcttcttattatcaatttctttcagccaatcatcagtcatttgtgtcagtgccgagcatgttgagtgcccttccctataagcatgctgaaagtctgttgccaagttgttttctgtaaaaaacacaattttttcctaaAATTTGCTAAGCACcagtaacaggctgattggtcggctgtttgaaccattaaagggtgctttgctattcttggcAGCGGAATAACTTTTCCTTCCTCCAGGCCAGAGAGCGCACACCATCTTCTAGGCTTAActtgaagatgtggcaaacagGAGTCACAACTTATTCCACTACCAACCTCAGCAATTGACCATCCaggttgtcggtaccaggtggcTTGTCCTTATTTATAGATAGCAACAACAACATTTGCTTGAATCAAAACTAGTGCTTGTCTTTCATTATTTTGTCCGAtatgcatgaatatgaaggcTCAATGTTTGTTGTTTGCATGTCATGTCTAACTTTGCTGATCTTGTCAACAAAATAGTTAATGTGGTTGGCAATATCAAAGGGTTTTGTTATGAACAAGCCATTTGCCTCAATGAAGGATGGAACTGAGTTAGCTTTTTTGCCTAGAATTTCATTTAAGTTACTCcagagctttttactatcattctttatatcatttatctttgttccatagtatagtttcttcttctttttgtttagtttagttatgtgatttctcaatttactgttTGACAATCTGCTGTGCTGTCTTATTTCTTATTccctttgcctcatccctctctgtcacgccctggctctggggactctagtatgttgagccagggtgtgagttttcatttgtttatgttctagttgttgtatatctatgttggccagggtggctcccaatcagagacggctgtagctcgttgtctctgattgggagtcatacttaggtagccgttaggcattcattatttgtggtttcttgttcgtatttggtttttgtatgaccattgactgtcacgtcatcgttttgttgttttgatcgtgtgatcattgatataataaatatgttcgctttcaacgctgcgccttggtcctcatctctcaccgacgatcgtgacactctcaGCCAAACAGTTTTTC
Encoded proteins:
- the LOC121545922 gene encoding keratin, type I cytoskeletal 18 isoform X2: MSVKRSSVRGPGSGYSHSINLSSAAPAYRAASTYGGAGGQGTRISSVSYSGVRSGMGGMGMGGSGGSMSSSIQVSTSGDTANIMGNEKFAMQNLNDRLASYLEMVRNLEQANGKLELKIREAMEKRGPDVNDYSRYNAILDDLRKKVFGATTDNARLCLQIDNARLAADDFRVKFESELSIRQSVEADIVGLRKVIDDTNMGRMNLESEIESLKEELIFLKKNHDNEVMEMRNMISQSGVQVDVDAPKGQDLAAIMAEVRAKYEKEALKNQEELKAWHETRITEVQSVVSQNTEALQGAHTEINDLRRQLQTLEIELDSQKSMKGSLEGTLRDTEMRYNMEMESLNSILVGLESELTNLRSSIQQQTQEYEHLLNIKMKLEAEIATYRRLLDGGDFK
- the LOC121545922 gene encoding keratin, type I cytoskeletal 18 isoform X1: MSVKRSSVRGPGSGYSHSINLSSAAPAYRAASTYGGAGGQGTRISSVSYSGVRSGMGGMGMGGSGGSMSSSIQVSTSGDTANIMGNEKFAMQNLNDRLASYLEMVRNLEQANGKLELKIREAMEKRGPDVNDYSRYNAILDDLRKKVFGATTDNARLCLQIDNARLAADDFRVKFESELSIRQSVEADIVGLRKVIDDTNMGRMNLESEIESLKEELIFLKKNHDNEVMEMRNMISQSGVQVDVDAPKGQDLAAIMAEVRAKYEKEALKNQEELKAWHETRITEVQSVVSQNTEALQGAHTEINDLRRQLQTLEIELDSQKSMKGSLEGTLRDTEMRYNMEMESLNSILVGLESELTNLRSSIQQQTQEYEHLLNIKMKLEAEIATYRRLLDGGDFKLQDALEDQRTVKTKVMTVTQTLVDGKVVSSSTETKERDL